One window of Flavobacterium dauae genomic DNA carries:
- a CDS encoding NAD(P)H-dependent glycerol-3-phosphate dehydrogenase has protein sequence MINHPKFAVIGGGSWATAITKMLCHNLSEIAWYMRNDTAIEEIKVNKHNPNYLSSVEFDTDQLKLTSDINEAVSYADYIIFAIPSAFLSTELEKITVSLQDKVIVSAIKGIIPETGLIVGQHFMQTYNVLIENIAVLAGPCHAEEVALERLSYLTIAGGDLEKADTIAKSLSSHYIKAKTSDDVMGTEYAAMLKNIYAIAAGMAHGLGYGDNFQALLMSNAIREMKKFIKKVHKLKRNINDSAYLGDLLVTGYSLFSRNRMFGNMIGKGYTVISTKMEMNMVAEGYYATKSAYLMNQELKAKTPIIDAVYDVLYNNKEPKKVFKKLTDKLD, from the coding sequence ATGATTAACCATCCAAAATTTGCAGTAATTGGCGGTGGTAGCTGGGCAACAGCTATTACAAAAATGCTCTGCCATAATTTAAGCGAAATTGCTTGGTATATGCGCAACGATACTGCAATTGAAGAAATAAAAGTTAATAAGCACAACCCTAATTATTTAAGTTCAGTTGAATTTGACACTGATCAATTAAAACTTACAAGTGATATAAACGAAGCTGTTAGCTACGCAGATTATATCATTTTTGCTATCCCTTCAGCCTTTTTAAGTACCGAATTAGAAAAAATAACCGTTTCGTTACAAGACAAAGTAATTGTTTCGGCCATAAAAGGAATCATTCCTGAAACAGGCTTAATTGTAGGGCAACATTTTATGCAAACGTATAATGTTTTAATAGAGAACATTGCTGTTTTAGCAGGTCCTTGTCACGCCGAAGAAGTAGCCTTAGAACGATTGTCGTATTTAACAATTGCCGGTGGTGATTTAGAAAAAGCCGACACCATTGCCAAGAGTTTAAGCAGCCATTACATAAAAGCCAAAACATCAGACGATGTAATGGGAACCGAATATGCCGCTATGCTAAAAAACATTTATGCCATTGCAGCCGGTATGGCACACGGTTTGGGTTATGGCGATAATTTTCAGGCATTGTTAATGAGCAATGCCATTCGGGAAATGAAAAAATTCATTAAAAAAGTACACAAATTAAAACGTAACATTAACGATTCTGCCTATTTGGGCGACTTATTAGTTACCGGATACTCTTTATTTTCACGCAACCGTATGTTTGGAAATATGATTGGAAAAGGATACACCGTAATTTCTACCAAAATGGAAATGAATATGGTTGCCGAAGGATATTATGCTACTAAAAGTGCCTATTTAATGAACCAAGAGTTAAAAGCAAAAACACCAATTATTGATGCGGTGTACGATGTGCTTTACAACAATAAAGAACCAAAAAAAGTATTTAAAAAACTAACAGATAAACTTGATTAA
- a CDS encoding DUF6341 family protein codes for MWTSIFKGIEFLFVDVLFVPMDWFAKLELANWWTANILTWIFIIICCSAFVYWLKQLRIFAANNEDEQDTTAHSFLK; via the coding sequence ATGTGGACATCTATCTTTAAAGGAATAGAATTTTTATTTGTTGATGTTTTGTTTGTGCCAATGGATTGGTTTGCTAAGTTAGAATTAGCAAACTGGTGGACAGCAAACATTTTAACGTGGATTTTCATCATTATTTGTTGCTCGGCTTTTGTTTACTGGTTAAAACAATTGCGTATTTTTGCAGCAAACAATGAAGATGAGCAAGACACAACAGCACATTCGTTCTTAAAATAG
- a CDS encoding DUF6427 family protein: MLVNLFSKSRPIGYVVIGLALLTIYFLQLISDLSWLQSPAVIIEKSFLFLIVMFSVLLVQFITVKNHLAVNNLYSLYLYACFLILFPTFFDDAQLIIGNLLVLLALRRIVSLQTLNESKLKIFDASLWIFIATLFESWTILYFAMVYLAIIWYVSNDYRNWIIPLIALLTVTVLFYTYSLFYGIDLVAFWTDKYAVGFDFSYFENIYQNLALSFLATLAVLFTVYQLIFFKNIPSNQLRLYKNIVLCFIIGSVIYIITPEKSNGLLVFTFFPLSIIGGNFLASNPIKWVKETVMITILAVSLLLFLLKL; the protein is encoded by the coding sequence ATGCTTGTAAATCTTTTTTCCAAAAGCAGACCCATAGGTTATGTAGTGATAGGTTTAGCCCTTTTAACTATTTACTTTTTACAGTTGATAAGTGATTTAAGCTGGTTGCAGTCGCCGGCAGTGATTATTGAAAAAAGCTTTTTGTTTTTAATAGTGATGTTTTCGGTTTTGTTGGTACAGTTTATCACGGTTAAAAACCATTTGGCGGTTAACAATCTGTATTCTTTGTATTTGTATGCCTGTTTTTTAATCTTGTTTCCCACTTTTTTTGATGATGCACAACTTATTATAGGGAATTTACTGGTGCTTTTGGCTTTGCGAAGAATTGTTTCGCTTCAAACGTTAAACGAATCAAAACTGAAAATATTTGATGCCAGTTTATGGATTTTTATAGCAACGTTATTTGAATCGTGGACAATTTTGTATTTTGCCATGGTTTATCTGGCAATTATCTGGTATGTAAGTAACGATTACCGCAACTGGATCATTCCATTAATTGCTTTGTTAACGGTTACTGTTTTGTTTTACACGTACAGTTTATTTTACGGAATTGATTTAGTAGCCTTTTGGACAGATAAATATGCCGTGGGATTTGATTTTAGTTATTTTGAAAACATTTATCAAAACCTGGCATTGTCGTTTTTGGCTACACTTGCGGTTTTGTTTACCGTTTACCAATTAATTTTTTTTAAAAATATCCCGTCAAACCAACTTAGATTGTACAAAAATATTGTGCTTTGTTTTATTATTGGGTCGGTTATTTACATTATTACTCCCGAAAAATCAAACGGATTATTGGTTTTTACTTTCTTTCCGCTTTCTATAATTGGAGGAAATTTTCTGGCTTCCAATCCCATAAAATGGGTTAAAGAAACCGTAATGATAACCATTTTAGCCGTTAGTTTGCTTTTGTTTTTACTGAAACTATAA